The Trueperaceae bacterium genome window below encodes:
- a CDS encoding diguanylate cyclase has protein sequence MSSRILRYSDLWEAFFHKVPYGVAVLAAVRDDDDQIVDFEVLGVNEKALLILGRAEVELLGCRLREVEPDLLRVGLFSRLARALESGEGVELEHSVPGAPGSRDAPTWYSITVIPAGERLIITLSSITRRKAVLFEAVKMMSHDELTGVGNRRLLKNHFWMKRRQDVLVSMLYFDLNGFKEINDRCGHETGDEVLRVVAQRIEKNIRPNELVARLGGDEFAVLLDSGDRVVVEAVAERLRQEIVRPITLADATVQVRAALGIAVYPEDGVVFRDLLRAADRQMYENKKEVRGLAGK, from the coding sequence ATGAGCAGCCGGATCCTTCGCTACTCCGACCTCTGGGAAGCCTTCTTCCACAAGGTTCCATACGGCGTTGCCGTTCTCGCTGCGGTACGCGACGACGACGATCAGATCGTCGACTTCGAGGTGCTCGGCGTGAACGAGAAGGCGCTCCTGATCCTCGGGCGGGCCGAGGTCGAACTCCTCGGCTGCCGGCTGCGCGAGGTCGAGCCCGACCTGCTGAGGGTCGGACTCTTCTCCCGGCTCGCGCGTGCTCTAGAGAGCGGTGAAGGGGTCGAGCTGGAACATTCTGTTCCAGGCGCACCCGGCAGCCGCGACGCCCCCACCTGGTACTCGATAACCGTCATCCCAGCCGGTGAGCGGCTGATAATCACGCTCAGCTCGATCACCAGGCGGAAGGCCGTGCTGTTCGAGGCCGTCAAGATGATGAGCCATGACGAACTGACCGGCGTAGGCAATCGCCGGCTGCTCAAGAACCACTTCTGGATGAAGCGGCGCCAGGACGTACTGGTGAGCATGCTCTACTTCGATCTCAACGGGTTCAAGGAGATAAACGACCGTTGCGGTCACGAGACCGGCGACGAGGTCCTTCGTGTGGTGGCGCAGCGAATCGAGAAGAACATCCGGCCGAACGAACTCGTGGCCCGGCTGGGTGGTGACGAGTTCGCAGTGCTCCTCGACAGCGGCGACCGGGTGGTCGTCGAAGCGGTCGCCGAGCGACTGAGGCAGGAGATCGTCAGACCGATCACCCTGGCCGACGCAACCGTGCAGGTGAGAGCGGCCCTGGGAATAGCCGTTTATCCGGAGGACGGAGTCGTCTTCCGGGACCTGCTGCGGGCGGCCGACCGGCAGATGTACGAGAACAAGAAGGAAGTCCGGGGCCTCGCAGGCAAGTAA
- a CDS encoding hemolysin III family protein → MNSLTHLVGALLALVGGVVLVVLSAGEPWKLISFSVYSVSLVLLFTASTLLHALSVGERVQRRLRIFDHAAIFLLIAGSYTPLTLITLRDVYPGWGWSLFGVAWGFALLGVVFKLFWLGAPRLLSTGLYLLMGWLAVVGIVPLIRALPPGGLLWLALGGAFYSVGAVIYGLKQPDPFPGRFGYHEIWHLFVLAGALCHYLLMLGYVLPA, encoded by the coding sequence GTGAACAGCCTCACCCACCTCGTCGGCGCCCTGCTGGCGCTGGTCGGGGGCGTCGTCCTGGTGGTGCTCTCGGCTGGCGAACCGTGGAAGCTGATCTCCTTCTCGGTCTACTCCGTGTCGCTGGTGCTGCTCTTCACCGCCAGTACCCTGCTCCACGCCCTGTCGGTGGGGGAGAGGGTTCAGAGGCGGCTCCGAATATTCGATCATGCGGCGATCTTCCTGCTCATCGCCGGCTCCTACACTCCTCTGACGCTGATCACGCTGCGCGACGTCTACCCTGGCTGGGGCTGGTCACTGTTCGGGGTGGCCTGGGGGTTCGCGCTGCTAGGCGTGGTGTTCAAGCTCTTCTGGTTAGGCGCGCCGCGGCTTCTGTCCACCGGCCTCTACCTGCTGATGGGCTGGCTGGCGGTCGTCGGCATCGTCCCGCTGATACGTGCGCTGCCGCCCGGTGGCCTGCTCTGGCTCGCGCTGGGCGGCGCCTTCTACTCGGTCGGAGCGGTCATCTACGGGCTCAAGCAGCCCGATCCATTCCCCGGGAGGTTCGGGTACCACGAGATCTGGCATCTGTTCGTGCTGGCCGGGGCGCTGTGCCACTACCTGCTCATGCTGGGCTACGTCCTGCCGGCCTGA
- a CDS encoding sulfurtransferase, producing MSNLMQVDELARRLGEPGLRIVDVRFDLNDTEAGEREYRKGHLPGAVYAHLDRDLSAPLGRHGGRHPLPDPERLAGRLGELGIGNDDLVVAYDAGNGMVASRLWWLLRYLGSDRVKVLDGGFAAWTDAGHPVTREVTEPSGARFEPRVRSEMAVDRDYVLRNLGVAGKVLVDARAPQRYRGEVEPLDPIAGHIPSAINIPFEGNLEGGRFRSSSQLRRRYETLADADEVVVYCGSGVSAAHDLLAMEEAGLEGAKLYHGSWSDWCSFDDAPVATGSES from the coding sequence ATGAGCAACCTCATGCAGGTGGACGAGCTGGCGCGGCGCCTGGGCGAACCCGGGCTGCGCATCGTAGACGTTCGCTTCGACCTGAACGACACCGAAGCCGGTGAGCGGGAGTACCGCAAGGGACACCTGCCCGGGGCCGTCTACGCCCATCTGGACCGAGATCTCTCGGCACCACTGGGGCGGCATGGAGGGCGGCACCCGCTGCCCGATCCCGAGCGGCTGGCTGGGCGCCTGGGCGAGCTGGGGATCGGCAATGACGACCTCGTGGTCGCCTACGACGCCGGCAACGGCATGGTGGCCAGCCGGCTCTGGTGGCTGCTTCGCTACCTCGGTTCCGATCGGGTGAAGGTGCTCGACGGCGGTTTCGCTGCCTGGACCGACGCGGGTCATCCGGTAACGCGCGAGGTGACCGAACCATCGGGCGCCCGGTTCGAGCCCCGGGTGCGGAGCGAGATGGCGGTCGACCGCGACTACGTGTTGCGGAACCTGGGAGTCGCCGGCAAAGTCCTCGTCGATGCGCGGGCGCCGCAGCGCTACCGCGGCGAGGTCGAACCTCTGGACCCGATCGCCGGCCACATCCCCTCTGCCATCAACATCCCGTTCGAGGGGAACCTCGAAGGGGGCAGGTTCAGGAGCTCCTCTCAGTTGCGACGTCGCTACGAGACGCTCGCGGACGCCGACGAGGTGGTCGTCTATTGCGGTTCCGGCGTCAGTGCGGCTCACGACCTGCTGGCGATGGAGGAGGCCGGTCTCGAGGGGGCGAAGCTCTACCACGGCTCCTGGAGCGACTGGTGCTCCTTCGACGATGCGCCGGTTGCGACCGGCTCTGAATCGTAA
- a CDS encoding RNA methyltransferase, giving the protein MSRRRIDSPKNANVKELLRLRERRARDRSERFLIEGAREVERALTAGVPLLEVLVAPEVARPETLALASSAEASGIPVTELSALAFERLSAREHPDGVMALAPTWRTEPADLRLPAKPLLLVLDGLEKPGNLGALLRTADAVDADAVCVTGPGTDPFNPNVIRASMGSLFSRPLVTASTEGLRSFLASKSVRIVATSPAAEKPYWDADLTGGVAIVLGSEHEGLGSEWLQGSDERVRIPMAGMADSLNVATAGALLLYEALRQRRAG; this is encoded by the coding sequence GTGTCGCGCAGAAGGATCGACAGCCCCAAGAATGCCAACGTCAAGGAGTTGCTGCGCCTTCGCGAGCGTCGCGCCCGCGACCGGAGCGAGCGCTTCCTGATCGAGGGCGCACGTGAGGTCGAGCGGGCCCTGACCGCCGGAGTGCCACTCCTCGAGGTGCTCGTCGCCCCGGAGGTTGCGCGGCCAGAGACGCTTGCCCTCGCTTCATCGGCCGAGGCCTCGGGGATCCCGGTAACCGAGCTCTCCGCCCTGGCCTTCGAGCGGTTGAGCGCACGAGAGCACCCAGACGGGGTGATGGCGCTCGCACCCACGTGGCGGACCGAACCGGCCGATCTCCGGCTACCGGCCAAGCCGCTCCTGCTCGTCCTCGATGGCCTCGAGAAGCCAGGTAACCTGGGCGCCCTGCTGCGAACTGCCGACGCGGTGGACGCGGATGCGGTGTGCGTCACCGGGCCGGGAACCGACCCGTTCAATCCGAACGTGATACGAGCGAGCATGGGAAGCCTTTTCAGCCGACCGCTGGTGACCGCCTCGACCGAGGGGTTGCGGTCGTTCCTGGCTTCGAAGTCGGTTCGTATAGTCGCTACCTCGCCGGCGGCAGAGAAGCCGTACTGGGATGCGGACCTGACGGGAGGGGTCGCGATCGTGCTGGGGAGCGAGCATGAGGGGCTGGGGTCCGAGTGGCTGCAGGGATCCGATGAAAGGGTGCGCATCCCTATGGCCGGTATGGCCGACAGCCTCAACGTAGCGACCGCCGGGGCGCTGCTGCTCTACGAGGCGCTCCGGCAGCGGCGGGCCGGCTGA
- a CDS encoding VOC family protein: MVDGSDYDAFIPFYPVHDLAATRDFYVRELGLVLEREEAGCLIVRAAGGHLGFCLFEGPLPEHDGLTLALVASDVDGVYRRLRRLGAETELPPRRDEQHRVQRFYARDPDGYRVEIRRFLAPLDSRPT; this comes from the coding sequence ATGGTCGATGGATCCGACTACGATGCCTTCATCCCCTTCTATCCTGTGCACGACCTGGCGGCGACCCGTGACTTCTACGTTCGTGAGCTGGGCCTCGTGCTGGAACGCGAGGAGGCAGGCTGCCTCATCGTGAGGGCCGCTGGTGGACATCTTGGCTTCTGCCTTTTCGAGGGGCCGCTTCCGGAACACGACGGTCTCACCCTCGCGCTCGTCGCCAGCGACGTCGATGGGGTGTACAGACGCCTCCGGCGTCTGGGGGCAGAAACCGAGCTTCCCCCACGACGCGACGAGCAGCACCGGGTTCAACGCTTCTATGCCCGTGACCCCGACGGCTACCGGGTCGAGATCCGCAGGTTCCTGGCGCCGCTCGACAGCCGACCGACCTGA
- the mscL gene encoding large-conductance mechanosensitive channel protein MscL, with protein MLKDFRDFINRGNVIDLAVAVVVGSAFGAITQSLVNDVVMPPVGLLLAGVDFNNMGIILQDSASYPSVPDAVAAGAPVLRYGAFLTTIINFLIISLAMFSVVRGYNQLRRRFQRQEAVTPGPPPAPSRQEVLLAEIRDLLAAQNAAGRGGPGGD; from the coding sequence GTGCTGAAAGACTTCCGCGACTTCATCAACAGGGGTAACGTCATCGATCTGGCCGTGGCCGTGGTCGTGGGCTCGGCCTTCGGAGCGATAACCCAGTCGCTCGTCAACGACGTTGTCATGCCACCCGTGGGCCTCCTGTTGGCGGGGGTCGACTTCAACAACATGGGGATTATCCTCCAGGATTCCGCGAGTTACCCGAGCGTGCCCGACGCGGTCGCCGCGGGCGCCCCCGTCCTACGCTACGGAGCCTTCCTCACGACGATCATCAACTTCCTGATCATCTCGCTGGCGATGTTCTCGGTTGTGCGAGGTTACAACCAGCTGCGGCGGCGCTTCCAGCGCCAGGAGGCGGTCACTCCGGGCCCCCCTCCCGCACCCTCACGCCAGGAGGTCCTGCTGGCCGAGATCCGTGACCTGCTGGCGGCACAGAACGCCGCGGGTCGAGGGGGACCTGGCGGCGACTAG
- a CDS encoding DUF3084 domain-containing protein, translating into MIYLLGLVVLLVLLAGIIAYAGDRLGTLVGRRRLSLFGTRPKVTGQIVGVIAGIVIMLTTLVVLALAFENATATLLNAQRTARQLSLLQSEQRQLSDQIERLQQRIAQGQELLAEAETQRDQAQEERARAEAEYRQLSEEANALRNEVETLRTSLRQVSERYDQAALELAEVEQQLADATDAQQEAEADAKTARDQAERARADAAAAREEAEQLQAERDRLQGEVTALREQLDAANSDLATLEGNLSDTQQDLQVAIKNLETAQSLTVQREDQARQARQDAERAREQVAVLEGQIAEMQRALADSNTRLQQQQQQLALVREELTATEANLEEAMAAREAAIAQRDEADAQAQALETEIEGLQGQVESLGQQIASLGQEADRLRAQNSQLRAQNQSLENQNRGLEQRAAELDASNQELLLLNDNLEQLNSTLREDVRTSNARAEDLQTSLGELQLQLEEQSELLRNLQRQAEAFAQGDVTYGTGDVIYSGLVSASDPAAAREAIAGFVRDASVATARRGSGEVVLSAEQFDSLVSLLSQTDGELLVVLISPRNQFRSSSQVEVSVEAYENGQVFARGQLITSRKIHVGTEELRASQSDLRAAVLDLVRETERRLTIAGLFSTEPPQFTTSEESFTNQLLRMTGPVTIGVVAADSIMRSGPATLEFVILY; encoded by the coding sequence ATGATCTACCTACTCGGTCTGGTCGTGCTGCTGGTGCTGCTCGCCGGCATCATCGCCTACGCCGGTGACCGCCTCGGTACCCTCGTGGGCCGCAGGCGCTTGAGCCTATTCGGTACGAGGCCCAAGGTCACCGGTCAGATAGTGGGCGTGATAGCAGGTATCGTCATCATGCTCACCACCCTCGTCGTGCTGGCACTCGCCTTCGAGAACGCCACGGCGACGCTGCTCAACGCCCAACGCACCGCACGGCAGCTGAGCCTGCTCCAGTCGGAGCAGCGGCAGCTCAGCGACCAGATAGAACGACTGCAGCAGCGGATCGCCCAAGGTCAGGAGCTCCTGGCGGAGGCGGAGACGCAGCGGGACCAGGCGCAAGAGGAGAGGGCCCGGGCCGAAGCCGAGTACCGCCAGTTGAGCGAAGAGGCCAACGCGCTACGCAACGAGGTGGAGACTCTGCGTACCTCACTGCGCCAGGTGAGCGAGCGTTACGACCAGGCAGCCCTCGAGCTGGCCGAGGTCGAGCAGCAGCTTGCCGACGCCACCGACGCTCAACAGGAGGCCGAAGCCGATGCCAAGACGGCGCGCGACCAGGCCGAGCGGGCACGAGCCGACGCCGCCGCGGCCCGGGAAGAGGCCGAGCAACTGCAGGCGGAACGCGACCGGTTGCAGGGAGAGGTGACCGCCCTCAGGGAGCAGCTGGACGCCGCCAATTCGGACCTGGCGACCCTCGAGGGGAACCTCTCCGATACGCAACAGGACCTGCAGGTCGCGATAAAGAATCTCGAAACGGCGCAGTCACTCACCGTGCAGCGGGAGGACCAGGCGAGGCAGGCGCGGCAGGACGCCGAACGCGCTCGGGAGCAGGTGGCGGTCCTGGAAGGCCAGATCGCCGAGATGCAGCGCGCGCTGGCGGACAGCAACACCAGGCTTCAGCAGCAGCAGCAGCAGCTCGCGTTGGTCAGGGAGGAGCTCACGGCGACGGAGGCGAACCTGGAGGAGGCGATGGCCGCTCGCGAAGCGGCGATCGCCCAGCGCGACGAGGCCGACGCGCAGGCTCAGGCGTTGGAAACCGAGATCGAGGGGCTGCAGGGTCAGGTGGAGAGCCTCGGACAGCAGATCGCCAGCCTGGGTCAGGAGGCCGACCGCCTGCGAGCGCAGAACAGTCAACTCCGTGCCCAGAACCAGAGCCTCGAGAACCAGAACCGCGGGCTCGAACAGCGGGCCGCGGAACTCGACGCCAGCAACCAGGAGCTGCTTCTGCTCAACGACAACCTCGAGCAGCTCAACAGCACTCTGCGGGAGGACGTGCGAACCAGCAACGCGCGTGCCGAGGATCTGCAGACCTCTTTGGGTGAGCTCCAGCTCCAGCTGGAGGAGCAGAGTGAGCTGCTGAGGAACCTGCAGAGGCAGGCCGAGGCGTTCGCTCAGGGTGACGTCACCTACGGCACCGGCGACGTCATCTACAGCGGACTGGTGAGCGCCTCAGATCCCGCGGCCGCTCGGGAGGCGATCGCCGGCTTCGTGCGCGATGCGAGCGTGGCGACCGCAAGACGAGGGAGCGGAGAGGTGGTACTCAGCGCCGAGCAGTTCGACAGCCTGGTGTCTCTGCTCTCACAGACCGACGGGGAGCTGCTGGTGGTGCTGATCTCACCCCGCAACCAGTTCCGCTCGTCCAGCCAGGTGGAGGTCTCGGTCGAGGCGTACGAGAACGGCCAGGTCTTCGCCCGCGGGCAGCTCATCACAAGTCGCAAAATCCACGTGGGCACCGAGGAGCTGAGGGCCTCACAGTCGGACCTCAGGGCCGCAGTGCTCGACCTCGTGCGCGAGACCGAACGTCGGCTGACCATCGCCGGACTGTTCTCCACCGAACCGCCGCAGTTCACGACGTCCGAGGAGAGCTTCACCAACCAGCTCCTGAGGATGACGGGACCGGTGACGATCGGGGTGGTCGCGGCCGACTCGATAATGCGCAGCGGGCCCGCCACACTCGAGTTCGTGATCCTCTACTAG
- the lptB gene encoding LPS export ABC transporter ATP-binding protein: MSALTGPPYESARAESSEKHLAATGLVKRYGRRPVVSGVDLRLEPGEIVALLGPNGAGKTTTFYMMVGFVRPQSGRIELGGQDVTSWPMHRRARQGLGYLAQEPSAFRKMSVRDNLLAILEFQGMPRHKQEAKAQELLEEFGLAHLGLQRADTLSGGERRRLEIARSLTTDPSYILLDEPFTGVDPKSIREIQILIAELRERRGLGVLLTDHSVRETLAIADRVYLMFDGRVRFSGTPAQFAQDADVRTFYLGSDFQL, encoded by the coding sequence ATGTCGGCGCTTACAGGCCCCCCCTACGAGAGCGCTCGCGCCGAGTCGAGCGAGAAGCATCTCGCGGCGACCGGCCTCGTGAAGCGCTACGGCCGCCGACCGGTCGTTTCGGGGGTCGACCTCAGGCTCGAGCCCGGCGAGATAGTCGCTCTCCTCGGACCCAATGGTGCCGGCAAGACTACCACCTTCTACATGATGGTCGGTTTCGTGCGGCCGCAGTCGGGCAGGATCGAGCTCGGAGGCCAGGACGTAACGAGCTGGCCCATGCACCGGCGCGCCCGGCAGGGGCTCGGTTACCTGGCGCAGGAACCGAGTGCCTTCCGGAAGATGAGCGTTCGCGACAACCTGCTGGCCATCCTCGAGTTCCAGGGCATGCCGCGCCACAAGCAGGAGGCCAAGGCGCAGGAGCTGCTCGAGGAGTTCGGGCTCGCCCATCTTGGCCTGCAGCGGGCCGACACCCTCTCCGGCGGCGAGCGGCGCCGTCTCGAGATAGCCAGGTCGCTCACCACCGACCCCTCCTACATCCTCCTCGACGAGCCGTTCACCGGCGTCGATCCGAAGTCGATCCGCGAGATCCAGATCCTGATCGCCGAACTGCGGGAACGGCGCGGGCTTGGCGTTCTCCTCACCGATCACAGCGTCCGCGAGACGTTGGCGATCGCCGATCGCGTCTACCTGATGTTCGACGGCCGCGTCCGCTTCTCGGGAACGCCGGCCCAGTTCGCGCAGGACGCCGATGTTCGTACCTTCTACCTTGGGAGCGACTTCCAGCTTTGA
- a CDS encoding AAA family ATPase — protein sequence MLLEEIRLPAAGDEFPFDLEMLRGTSELRLDRPVTLIVGENGSGKSTLLEAIALAAELPVVGSFEVAGADPSLGKVAPLADAIKLSWSHRTRRGLFLRAEDYFGYVKAQNRMKSEMRSQLQRLRDENPGMPEPELRRISSPYAGSLAATDSRYGGDLDERSHGESFLSLFKGRLGGAGLYLLDEPEAALSPLRQLAFLALVKEAVARGAQFLIATHAPILMAYPGARVYEVRGADVVAAEFDELEHVRTMRAFLDSPEAYLRHL from the coding sequence ATGCTTCTGGAAGAGATCCGGCTCCCTGCGGCCGGCGACGAGTTCCCCTTCGATCTCGAGATGCTGCGCGGTACCAGCGAACTCAGGCTCGACCGGCCGGTAACGCTGATAGTCGGAGAGAACGGCAGCGGCAAGAGCACGCTGCTGGAGGCGATCGCGCTGGCGGCGGAGCTGCCTGTCGTGGGCAGCTTCGAGGTCGCTGGAGCCGACCCGTCGCTTGGAAAGGTCGCTCCGCTGGCAGACGCGATCAAGCTTTCCTGGAGCCACCGGACCCGCCGGGGCCTGTTCCTCAGGGCAGAGGACTACTTCGGTTACGTCAAGGCTCAGAATCGGATGAAGTCGGAGATGCGCTCGCAGCTCCAGCGCCTGCGGGACGAGAACCCGGGCATGCCGGAACCGGAGCTGAGGCGGATAAGCTCCCCCTACGCAGGCTCATTGGCGGCCACCGACAGTCGGTACGGCGGCGACCTCGACGAACGCAGTCACGGAGAGAGCTTCCTCTCGCTCTTCAAGGGGAGGCTCGGCGGCGCAGGTCTCTACCTGCTCGACGAGCCGGAGGCCGCTCTCTCACCGCTCCGTCAGCTTGCGTTTCTGGCACTGGTCAAGGAGGCGGTGGCAAGGGGCGCACAGTTCCTCATCGCCACCCACGCCCCGATACTGATGGCCTACCCCGGCGCTCGCGTCTACGAGGTGCGGGGCGCGGATGTCGTCGCCGCCGAGTTCGACGAGCTCGAGCATGTGCGAACGATGCGAGCCTTCCTCGACTCGCCGGAAGCGTACCTGAGGCACCTCTGA
- a CDS encoding AAC(3) family N-acetyltransferase, with translation MGSREHEVVGATRRPLTAESLALGLRNAGLESGQTVLVHSSLSSLGWVVGGPVAVIEALLIVLGPSGTLAMPSHNGENCDPSLWQNPPVPREWWQTIRESMPPFDPEKTPTRGVGVIAEAFRSWPGVKRSVHPTVSFAALGPRASLITANHDLEDALGDGSPLARLYDLDASVLLLGVGHASNTSLHLAEARARYRGKVWQETGSAVLRNGRREWVEYRPLDYDSDDFDALGSDFEAAGAVRVSKVGQAQLRLMSQRELVEFGVGWLEENRQA, from the coding sequence ATGGGTTCGCGCGAGCACGAGGTCGTGGGGGCCACGCGCCGTCCGCTTACGGCCGAGTCGCTCGCACTGGGACTCCGGAACGCCGGTCTGGAGTCGGGGCAGACGGTGCTCGTGCACAGTTCGCTCAGTTCGCTGGGCTGGGTCGTGGGCGGTCCCGTCGCCGTGATCGAGGCGCTGCTGATCGTCCTCGGGCCATCCGGGACGCTCGCGATGCCCAGCCACAACGGCGAAAACTGCGACCCGTCCCTGTGGCAGAACCCGCCCGTTCCACGGGAGTGGTGGCAGACGATCCGCGAGTCGATGCCGCCGTTCGATCCCGAGAAGACGCCCACCAGGGGAGTGGGAGTCATCGCCGAAGCGTTCAGATCGTGGCCCGGCGTCAAGCGCAGCGTCCACCCCACGGTTTCCTTCGCTGCACTCGGCCCGCGAGCTTCGTTGATAACCGCGAACCACGACCTGGAGGACGCTCTCGGGGACGGGTCGCCTCTGGCCCGGCTCTACGACCTCGATGCCTCCGTCCTGCTCCTGGGGGTGGGGCACGCCAGCAACACGTCTCTGCACCTCGCCGAAGCCCGCGCCCGGTACAGGGGGAAAGTTTGGCAAGAGACAGGTTCTGCTGTCTTGCGGAACGGCAGGCGCGAATGGGTCGAGTACCGGCCCCTGGACTACGACTCGGACGACTTCGACGCCCTCGGGAGCGATTTCGAAGCCGCCGGCGCCGTACGGGTCTCGAAGGTGGGCCAGGCCCAGCTTCGTCTGATGAGTCAGCGGGAATTGGTGGAGTTCGGTGTCGGTTGGCTGGAGGAGAATCGCCAGGCTTGA
- a CDS encoding UdgX family uracil-DNA binding protein (This protein belongs to the uracil DNA glycosylase superfamily, members of which act in excision repair of DNA. However, it belongs more specifically to UdgX branch, whose founding member was found to bind uracil in DNA (where it does not belong), without cleaving it, appears to promote DNA repair by a pathway involving RecA, rather than base excision.), with amino-acid sequence MTASDYPGAEEFVPERASMEAMRAAVQGCRGCPLYRDATQAVFGEGLVRSRLMLVGEIPGNDEDLQGKPFVGPAGRLLDRALEAAGIDRGETYLTNVVKHFKWKPRGKRRLHRTPNQREIDACLPWLDAEIERIKPRILVAMGATAAKTLFGPKHRVSKQHGDLVAFDRADFATSTLHPSAILRKREGSERREEMERFVADLRKVWGLLES; translated from the coding sequence ATGACCGCCAGCGATTATCCGGGGGCAGAGGAGTTCGTGCCGGAACGAGCGAGCATGGAAGCGATGCGCGCTGCGGTGCAGGGTTGCCGCGGCTGCCCGCTCTATCGGGACGCTACGCAGGCTGTTTTCGGCGAGGGGCTGGTGCGCTCCAGGCTGATGCTGGTGGGGGAGATCCCGGGCAACGACGAAGACCTGCAGGGCAAGCCGTTCGTGGGCCCTGCGGGCAGACTGCTGGACCGCGCGCTCGAAGCGGCCGGGATCGACAGGGGCGAAACTTATCTGACTAATGTCGTGAAACACTTCAAGTGGAAGCCGCGGGGCAAGCGCAGACTCCATCGCACGCCGAATCAACGCGAGATCGACGCCTGCCTGCCCTGGCTCGATGCCGAGATCGAGCGGATAAAGCCACGGATCCTGGTGGCGATGGGAGCGACCGCCGCCAAGACCCTGTTCGGTCCGAAGCACCGAGTATCGAAGCAGCATGGGGACCTCGTGGCGTTCGACCGCGCCGATTTCGCGACCTCGACCCTCCACCCGTCGGCGATCCTGAGAAAGCGGGAGGGGAGTGAACGCCGGGAGGAGATGGAGCGGTTCGTTGCGGATCTGCGGAAGGTATGGGGGCTGCTGGAGTCTTAG